caaaaattcattttaaaagtACTCAACGCCATGTGACTTGGACTGTCTACCGGAATCGCATCCCATCGAACGGGAAAGCATTCGGTGCGACTATAAGGAATCATTTATTGGTTAAGATTTCAAATCAAACCACCAAGGACCAATCGGACAGACACACCCATTCGCTTCGTTCGCATCGTTTTTCCTGGCTTAGTATGGTTGGGTCGTACAATTTTTCTCAGTTGGTGTAAGCATTTTCCtggaaagaaatattttcacaTCTATAAGCACAACATTCTGCATGGCACTTTGGTTTTGAGGTTGTTTGTTAGTTCGAGATATTCTACGAAGGTACGTTTCGAAACGATGATTCAACTGTTAATAGAAGTTCGATTAACCTATTTAAATCATTCTATAGGCCCTGTTTTCCCCGTTTATACATGCGACGTATTGGTAATATTCGTGACTCATCGTGCGAAGCATCAGCTAGCACAAGCACTAGTGCAATTAAATCATagttttccacaaaaatgGGCTAATTAATACAAAATTTATTATCTTATGTACATATTGCTGAGAGGAAAAGTAGTACAATCATGATACATTATGGTTGAACCCGGCattcgctttgttttcctATTTAACCCACAGAGCTGTGCTGCTTTGTCTATCTGCTTTTCGAATCCGTTGGTTgtatcgaaacgaaacgaccAAAGAACAgacggaaaaaaaatcacaaaacgaGCAATCTCTAGAATAGGAGAtgatttgaaaaatcattgTCTTTTTTACGCAGCACCAACCACAAGGGTTGTTTTGGCTTACTCAACGGTTTCAGTTGTGATCGCGGTTTTTGGTTGCACGTTTGtaaaacttttctttaaaataattcGAACTAAACGGGAATAAAGGAATCCCTAGACCGTACGTGGTTCAATTAAACTTAACATAAAACGAGCACAAATACTTCGATCAACGACAACGTATTCCACTTCCAGTTGGTCACTTTTCTAGCTTTGCATGTGTGCAATTTTCTCCTTTGGACCGTTAATCGATAACGATCGGTGGAATGATCCACACTGCGTCGACATTTAACAAACCGCCACCAGGAAACGACGACGATCACCGATCACTGACGGGAAATGCAACTTAATCTTATCATACCGTTGTTCGGTCCGATTCGCCAGCCAACCAATCGACGGTCCTGCTAATGCCGGGCATATTGAGGATGTTGCCTAGCACTGGTACCCGACGCAAGAAGTTTATGGCCACCGGGAAGAATCCACTAAACAGCAGTATGAAGCCGTACATCTCGATCAGCATACCGATCAATGGATAGCCGAGCAGTACGATTGCAATACCCCCGAAGAATGCGATCGATGCCTTCATTTTGtgcttttggaagaaaaagcgAAAAGTTCGTTCTAGTCCAATCACGCAAGCTAACCCGCATACGAAGAGTATCTGAGAGTAAGGGAAGGGTAATGATGCGTACATAAATACGATTTTCAAGCCATGTGTTGGTGGTATCGTTTACTTACATTTCCTATTGCCAGCAGTCCTTTATCGAACAGTAAAAGAGTGCCCAGGAACAGAAACGTTATTCCGAAGCCAGCTAAACCAACTCCGATTTCTAAAGCAGCCAAAAGCGACAAGAGATTCGCATTAATGATTCATTCGTCGGCATTCTGATTTACGCATACTTACTCTGTGTGTCGGTAATTTCGAACATTTTACTGCTGTTATTCACCTATTCTCAACCCGAGCTAAATTCTTTGTCGTAATCGTTTGGAAAAGCGCTGGTGTGTTTGGACCTGCTGTTTTCTCCACGTCATTCGGCGCGGAAACTCTTCGCAGCTTTAAGTTGCTCCGTGTTgcttttaaatgtaaattatcTATGTGTCCACTGCTGGTTCGGCGCAGTCAGGCGTCGAAGGACTTGTTGATTAATTATGAGCCATTTTTATCCGTACAATAATTGAACAATCGGcggaaaattatgaaaaatttgtCACGAAAAGTTGCACCAGTTGCACCCAACAAAACCGAtgacatttatttgtttgacgTTGCTGACTGTTTTGGCTGGAACTGTCGCACGGGCTCCCTTCGGAAACGCCGTAGATTCTGGTTTGAAATTGTTGCATCAAAAATACTTTGATAACGAGGATTATTACGATTCAAGTGCGAGAAATAACAACATCTTTTAGCATTGCAACTTTA
This region of Anopheles marshallii chromosome 2, idAnoMarsDA_429_01, whole genome shotgun sequence genomic DNA includes:
- the LOC128719947 gene encoding vesicle transport protein GOT1B; translated protein: MFEITDTQKIGVGLAGFGITFLFLGTLLLFDKGLLAIGNILFVCGLACVIGLERTFRFFFQKHKMKASIAFFGGIAIVLLGYPLIGMLIEMYGFILLFSGFFPVAINFLRRVPVLGNILNMPGISRTVDWLAGESDRTTV